CAACAGAAGCACCGCCTCCAGCAACAAGAGTCCAGATAGTACCCTTAGGGTTAAGGATTGTTAACTTAAGGGAAGCACCAGTCTTGGAATCTAATTCAGCAATGTAGGCCTCTTCCTTAGACAACTCACGACCAAAAGGAGCAGGGAAAACCATTGGTGGACCAGCATCAATGTTAACCTTTCCAGAGGCAGAAGTGGAGTTGACGACTTGAccaagagcagcaggagaTCTGGCAATAGCCCACTTAGGACCACACTCGAACTCGGCAGTTTGATCTAATTTACCAGCCAAATCAAGGTAGTGCACCTCAACACCGTTGGCAGTAGGGATAACAACAAGAGGGTTAATCTCGAGGTAAGTGAACTGTAATTCAACGTAGACAGCATAAAGTCTGTTGACGAAATCAACCAAGGTTTGGTGTTGAGATTCGGGACACTTGGAGAAAAGGGACTTGATAATGGTCTCATTAGAAGGATATTCATTCTCAATGTCAACAGGAATCAGGATCTTAGAAGCCTTGGCATCAACATCACCGACATCAACACCACCCTCATGGTAGAACAAAATATAGTCACCCTCTCTAACTGAGTGGATGTTAATATAGTATTCGTGTTGTTGCTCATGAGGCACAAAAGGCTCAACGAGGAAGGTTCTTAAAATTCCGTCAATATGTTCGACCTGGACAGTACGAGCAGCTCTCTCGGCAATCCAAGCCTTGGACTCTTCCCAAGTCTTGTTAAGAGCCAAGAGACCGGACTTTCCTCTTCTCTTGATCAATTGATCTGGCTTGGCGACAAACTTGGCGCCAGGTGAAAGCAACCAGGGGTATGTCTTTTCAGCCTCAGCTAAAACCTCATCAATTGACTCAACAGATGGGAAAGTGAGCGAAGCCAACTTGGGAGTGGAACTTTGAAAGCTGGTCTTGGGCTCTGATTCGGAGTAGACGGGTGATTTGGGGAGAAAGTAGGCAAGAAGGGCCTTTCCGTCGGCTTCGTGAATTGATTTAGCAGAcatggttttttttttggtaatatcaaatcaaatactCAATTGCAAACAGGTTCTATCAGAATTGCCAATTGCtatttttcagtttatttttttttattggtAACAGATGTAATTATGTTCccacgaaaaaaaaacgtAAATGCGATATGTATTTTTCTCGGTACTGAAAAACACCAGATGACGCTccctgtatatatatagacgAAATCAATCTGGGCTATGTCGTGCGGTATGGTGGTGAGTCTACCGCTGTATGCAAGGGCGCGTTAGGGGCGTATGTCAGTCAGCCTATCTTTTAGGATATATAACCTGTCAAATTATGTCCCAACTATTCTCGCTGATAGTTCAGCCGTGATCTCGCCAGGCCATTCTGGGCCCCCAGCCTGCAATCCCTGCCAAATTTCTCCCCCTGCCCACGAATTTGGCTGCTTTTACTAGTAAATGTTGGGAGTTGGGCCTGCATTGGTGGTGTCCCAACCTCTCTGGTAGGTTCTACCCCTCGCGCGGCTGCTGACCGTCCTGCGGTATATGAACTCCCACCCCGAGGCCACCCACGGAGGCATGCTAGTACTATTTGTGAGGGTCTATCAAAATGTCGAGCTCAGAATGCACGCTAACCAGGGCTAATCAGGCCGTTAGCGGAGCTCACCCGGTGAAACTTAAAACGGGCTATAGAGCTAAAGCGATTTAAGAAAGGGCCATTTTTGGGAGTAATATATTCATAGACATTATTTGTCTTGACATGTAAATTATAGGGTTCTTTGAGTGGGGCTTTGGCTCTGGAACTGAACTGCAATGCCGGCTGTTCAGAGAAAATGGGGTAATTCAAGCCCATTAAGCGGTAAAgaccccctgaaatttcagcaTCCCCCGATGCATCTTCACTGGTACTAATTTTTGTTGACTCGCCCTCAACACATGCATGTAAGCGCACAATGCGGGGCCAAATTTCCCCAACCGGCTTTCCCGTCAGTAGCATGTTGGAAGTTTGTATTGCATATCAATGCAGCTCTTGGGGAGTTTATCCGGGCTGCCAAGCTGTGAGATAACTGGGTCACTCCACTAGTATTGTATCTAGAGCTGCTTTTGAGATGTCTTTGGCTGCCGTAATGCTCGTCTGCTACTAGGAGGTTTATCTTAGAACCAATTTGGTAGATAACAGATATGTGGTTTTGCTTATCTGCATTTGCTAGAGAATTCCCCCATCAGAGCAGAGCAGCATAATCTAACTAGTACTTGTAGGAAGAAGTTGTTGGTATTTAAGGTCGGCTTCGAGGTTGGCTTCTGTCAAGTCGATCACTTTTTGTACTTTTTTACCCTTCCGTGGTTAATTTATTAGTTGAGCAGTAAAAATTTGGGAGGGTGCGAAAAAAATAtcccaaaaaaattgaataattacagcaccttctgttcacgcctggtctcccacggcattactgatcaaggctcttagaggcttgaatatgattgatcggacgggaaatcttattttactcTAGATATGGCCGTAACTGAACTTCTTCTTAACGCCCTGGCTAGAATGTGATAGGACTAGTCCTTTTTTTCCGTAACAATTCCTTATAAAATCGTCTACATATCATGTTAATGGATCTGCAAAGACCAGAAAACAATACGCCTTTGAGAAGTctctaataataaataaattatataaataaatatgtacAGTATTGGTGATATTACACAGAAAGCTCACCCTTTCTTTTTTCGTCCTTCAGATTCAAATCCATATCCATCTCGTCTTTGTTATCATCCTCATGTTTGTCCGCAATAGCGCGGTCAGTCTCATCATCATGGCCCTCTATATCTGGGGGGATGATTTGCATTTGAACAGAAGGCGCTCCATTTAGGAACCTAAGCTGCTCCAGCACTTGAGTTTTGACTGATTCGAGGTATTTCCGagtatttttgttttcaagctTGCCTGATAGGTTTGGATGGAGGTTGTAATCCGGAGCAAAATATTTGATCATAGGTAAACTCTGAGGAAGGCGTGAGTCCAGTTCAACGTCTAAACAGATCGATGTTTCATACGCCCATAATCTGGAAACATTTCTCGGCGTATaacctcctccaccaaGAACTAACAATGGAATACCAAACGATCGTGTGAACCTTACACATTCACCATGAGCCTTAGTATTAAGATTAAAACAACCCAATCGATCACATCCTAGTGAGTCTGCTCCACACTGAAGCACTATGGCACCAGGTTGGAAGGCGGTAAGCACAGGCTCCAATATCGATTTGAACAGCCTAATATAAGATTCATCGTCAATACCATCTTGTAGAGGAACATTCAATGAGTAGTGCTTTCCATTTCCTGCTCCAATTTCATCGTAATTACCTGTACCAGGAAAGTATTCACCATTGTATTTGTGCAGCGATAAAGTCATAACTCGGTCGGAAGCATAAAATGCTTCTTGAACACCGTCTCCATGATGGACATCAATATCGATGTAAAGAACTCTTGCATGATATCGTAGCAAGTTCAATATACTCAATACGATGTCATTAACATAGCAAAACCCTGAAGCTTCAAATTTTTTGGCATGGTGCAAACCACCAGACCAATTTATTGCGATATCGCTTTGACCACTAATCAATTTCCTTGACGCATCCAAAGAGGCACCAGCATATATAGTTGAGTAATCATACAGGCCGTCAAATATAGGGCAATCATCTCCAATATTAAATTTGGAGAACACATTAGTAAACTCCTTGATATTATCTGGAGTAACTCTTTGCAAGAAGTCGACATATTCGTCAGCATGGAATGACAATATTTCATCTTTAGTGGCTCTTCTCGGCTTGTATAAATCCATCCTCTCGTGTAAACCATACGACAAAACTAAATGATCTGTCAGCATCAGTCTAAACGGTTTCATAGGGTGCCTCGCTCCGAAGTGAAACCGCGAAACGTCTTCATTAAAATGATACGAGACATTAGGTTTTATTGGTGACGTAAAATCCTCATACAGAGGGGTGTTTTGCGTTGTTTTAGTATCATATGTTAACGTCGGTTCCCAGGTTTCCACTACCATTTTGAACTAACGAGGTGCTCCTTTGAAAGAAGTCGTTAGTAATTATTAAAGTGGATGTACAAAGGATGGGCAGATAATCATATATTTCATATCTGAGCCGCACCACCTGAACATTAAAGCCGCATCAAACGACCTACCAGTGTCTTCGCGAGTCCTGATTAATAAGATCCTTCTCgaaaaaaatttatatTCGATTAATCTACTTTTATATAATGGAACAACTTTTTTCGCATAAATGTGGTTCTAAGCagttaaataaatacagcACTCAACCGAAATCTCCAGCACACAATTCTATCTAATGAactaaatatttattaattttaataaaattaatttaaatTTTAATTATAAAAACTTCTTGAGATGGACACCGCGTGACTCAATTTCTTTGGACCCGCCGGAAATACTGGTCGGATCTCGGTGATTGGTCTGCGTAGAAGATGGGGTTAATATAAACACTCATACAGATATGTTCCTATGTACCCCATGTAAAGTGTAGCTATTGATTACCCCCAATGTCGAAGATGGTGCGAGTTCTTGACCCTGGCTTTTAAAGGAATAATGCATTTAAATAAGCCACTGCTCTTCCGTCTATAATCTTTGGGCCTAGCCAGATTATACGCGACTAATTTGTTACCCGGCTGGTAGATGCACCTCTCGTGTTTGCATCGTGAGGTAATTAAGACGCGTATCATAAATTGACGTTGTTCCTCAACTCAGAATCAGTTCAAAGGCCAAAATGCATATTAAACAGGTAAGATGCGAATTGGAAATCAGAATATTTTGGTCGTGATCTAACTACTTAAAGATAAGAATCCAGGGGTTTCGAACGTATAAGGCAGAAACTGAGGCAGAGGATTTGAGTCCTCACCACAATGTTGTTGTGGGCAGAAATGGTTCAGGCAAGAGTAATTTTTTCGAAGGTAAGCTGTGTTTTTATAAGGTTAAACGCAATTGCATTGTGTTTTACTAACATGACAAAATAGCCATACAATTTGTTCTTGGTGATAAGCACAAGCATCTTGGTGCTCGTGAAGAGAGGTTAAAACTCCTTCACCAAGGTCCAGGTAGACCCATTATGAGTGCTTTTGTGGAAATTATCCTTGACAATACCGATAGGAGATTTACATCAATAGACAATGCAGAGGTCAAAATTCGAAGAACGGTTGGTCTGAAGAAAGATGAATATTCCATCAATAGTAGAAGTATCACTCGGCAAGAGATTCTTAACCTGCTTGAAAGTGCTGGATTCTCTCAATCAAACCCTTATTATATTGTTCCTCAAGGTAGAATTACTGCATTAACAAATGCGTCGAAAACAGAACGATTGAAAGTTCTCAAAGATGTAGCTGGTACAGAAGTATACGATAGAAAGAAGGAAGAGTCTACCAAGATTTTGGAAGATACAGAAAGAAACCGAGAAAAAATCAGTGAGACTTTGGTTCAAATTAACCAACGATTAGAGGAGTTAAAGGAGGAAAAGGAAGAGTTATCTGCTTATCAGAAGtttgaaactgaaaaacGTAGCTTGGATCATGTTGTGTACAACCGAGAGTTGGAAGTAATAAACAGCAGTATTGAGCGATTAATGGAGAGCGGTATGGATGGCCGTGAAGCTGTTGCCACTGAGACTGAGAAATTTGGACTGCTGGAAGATAACCTCAAAAACGCTGAGGAAGGTATCACCCGAGCAGATGAGCAGATTCAGATTTTAGAACGAGAAAAAGCTGAGTTAGAAGAAGATCTAGATGAAATTATTACCTCGCATGCAAAGGCTGAACTCAAATTATCTGAAattcaagaaaacaaagcCCAAATCAAGCAACGTCGACTAGAGCGCGAGCAAGAGAGTGCAGAACTGTCTGAAGAGATCAAAATTAAAGAGTCAGAATTGTTAGAGATAATTCCAAGATTTGACAAATTAAAGCAGGAAGAACAACAGCTTCGTGAGTTGGTAGAATCCCTGGAAGCTCGCCGAGACAGACTCGAGTTGAAGAGGGGCCAAAACTCGAAATTTTCTTCAAAGGGCGAACGTGATAGATGGTTACAGGCTCAGATCGCTGATGTGGAAGCAACTATTGCTGCTAGGAATACTGCTATTAGCGAGCTTCAATTAGAggttgttgagcttgaaaagCAACTGCATCAGGCATCAGAGGGTGTTCTTTCTCAAAGGCAGGGTTTAGATTCAGCTAGCGAGATGCATGGCTCTGCCCGGCGACTGGAgacagaagcagcacttgATAAAGAACGTTTGCTAGATGAACGTAAGGGCTTATGGCGTGAGGAGAGCCGCTTAGAAATTGCTTTGGACAATGCTCAGCAGAAGCTTGACAAAGCTCAACAACGTCTATCAGGAACTATGAGTAGGGACAACTACTTAGGACTCAaggcagttgaagaaatcgCCCGCGAATTGAATGTCAAAGGATATTACGGAAAATTGTCTGATGTTATATCAGTCTCCGACGACTTTAAGCTCGCTGTTGAGCGCACAGCTGGATCAAGTCTTTTTCACGTTATTGTAGATACAGATGAAACCGCTACTTTTTTGGTAAGCGAGTTATCTCGCCGAAAAGCAGGCAGAGTTACATTCATGCCTCTTAATAGGTTAACACCTTCCAATCATGTATATCCGGACTCGAATGAAACGACACCACTCATTTCTCGTATTCAGTATGATCCAAAGTTTGAGCCTGCTATTCAGCAGACATTTGGTAACATGCTTGTGTGCTCTACACTAGAGGTATGTAACCAATTCATGCACTCGCACAGATTGAACACAATTACTATTGATGGTGATCGAGTTGATTCGAAGGGTGTAATGACAGGAGGTTACCATAACCCCAAGAACTCCCGGCTAGATGCTTTACGGCTTGTGTCTGCTGCTCAAGAGGAAGTCAATAGGCTTAACAACGAGTTGATTGTCATCAAGAATAACATCACGATGAAGGATCAACAAATCACTCATGCAATGGGCGAAGCAACTCGGGTTGCTAATGAACGCGCCCAGATTCAAAGTAAAGCCAGGGCTTTTGAAGAAACCATTAGAACGGCAGTGGCAGAGGAATTAAGACTCAAGGCTTTAATTGCTGCTAAGAAAGAAGATTTGGTGGATAGAAATGGTAACTTGAAATCACTGATTGAGCAGCGCACCTCTTACGTTGAAGATTTGAAGACGCCTTTCAATAATAATCTTTCTTCAGAGGAGATTCAAGAATTGAATACGATTGGTGACAGGATCCGCTTTTCAAGGCGTCAATACCAACAGGCAAGCTCAGAACGGTCCAGGCTTGGCGAGCAGCGTGCACTACTAGAATCTGATCTTCAAGATAACTTATATGTGCGGAATGATCAGATCAAGACCAATAATATTGAGTTCTTAGAGAACAATGGGGACGACGCAGAAGCTGTTTTAATTGAGATTCAAACTCAAGTCAAAAAGCTTACAAAGGAGAAGGCCACGATGGAGAAGAAATTGTCCCAGGTGGATCATAATCTAGAGGCCTTATTTAAGGAGAAGAATGCTCATGCAGCCTCATTGGCTCAGATAGAAGAGGATCAAACGAAACTAGCACAGCACATTGAACAGCTACAGAAAAATGCCGACAAAGATGTTGCCAAGAGAGCACGTCTACAATCCCGTAAGGATATTCTCCATAGCAAGATCCGAGCTTTAGGAACCTTACCAGAATCGGTTAATGAGTTTGTGAATATGGATGCCAATCAGATCGTGGAACGACAGCGCGAAGTCACAGAACAACTCAAAAAGTACGTCCACGTCAACAAGCGGGCAGCCGAGCAATACCGAGATTCGTTAGAGAAACAGACGCATCTGATTGTTCGAGAAAGGGAGTTATCAGAAGCTTTGACGTCGATTAGGGAACTCATCCAGACACTTGACCGTCGTAAAGACGAAGCAATCAACCGAACTTTTAAGCAAGTTGATATTGCAttttctgaaatatttcaacagCTTGTCCCTGATGGAATCGGGAGATTGGTCATTCAAAGAAAACCTGCTACAACTGGAAATAGAATCGATTATACAGGTGTGGACATCGATGTGTCTTTCAACAGTCGTAACAACGAGCAGCAAGCTGTTAGTCAATTATCTGGTGGGCAGAAGTCGCTTTGTGCGCTGACTTTGATTTTCGCTATTCAGCGTTGTGACCCAGCACCTTTCTATTTATTCGATGAGATTGATGCTAATCTAGACACTCAATACCGAACGGCAGTTGCTCATATGTTAAAAGAACAGGCCAAAGATGCACAATATATTTGTACAACGTTCCGGCCTGAGATGCTTACAGTAGCTGACAAATTTTACGGAGTTGTTTACAAAGATAAGATGTCTACAATTGCACCTATTAGCGCGAGTGATGCCATGTCATTTATTGAGAGTGCCGCTCAATAAAGCTCATTTTACGATAAGAtgatttaatatttaatttaatatatAGTAGATGAATAAATGACTAAGATTTAATATTGACCGCACCAAAAAAATGCCAGCTTATACACcgacaacaaaaaaagcaGTCAATATAATGCAGTTAAAAAAGCAAGACAAAAAGCGGAACACAGAAAACGCAAAATCAGattaataaaaaacaatcaAGACAAAAAACAAGGATATCATAAGCAAGAATAAGTCAAAGCTTGCTGTCACTTTAAGGAGAAGAGGCTACCGAGTTGTCACCGTCGTATGAAATGTGGAATTGACTAAGTAAATTCTTGGCGGCAATCTCACCACTTCCAAAGGCTCCATGAACACATCCATTCCCGAGCATAGAACAGTGCTCTCCAGCAAACTGGATCCGAGAGTCATGGTTCTGGTCTAGGAAGTCCATAAACAAATCCGGTTCATCGCCAACCTTGGCGGCACTATAAGTACCAAAACCAGCGTACTTATCTTTGGTCCACTGGGTTATTTCCAAACTAACAAGGTTTGGAAGGTCCTTATAAGGCTCGGTACGAATCACTTTAAACAACGGTTCGAAGAAACTGTaaatttcttcatcagtcaTAGCTTCAAGTTCTCTTGTAAGTGGGTCAGCAGTTTGAATGCAAAGTTCTTTGAGGCCGCCAGCAACCACGTATAAGTTATTAATAACAAAGGCGTTATTTAATACAGGGTGCTCTTTATTGAGCATGTCATCAGGAGATGGATAGAACACAATTTGGTCACGCTCCTTGGGCCAAAAGACGTCATCAAATTCGAAGAAGATCTTTCCCAACGCACCGTATGAATACCTATCAAGAGCTTCATCAAAGGTTTGAGGCATTGGTGGAGTAAACGAGATCATGCGCTCTTTCAATACACCAAGAGGAACAGTGACGATGACAGCATCTGCATCAAAGCGGAATGTTTGACCGTTTTGGATAGCACTGACAGTTACTTTACCGTCGTCTTCAGTATTCACATCTTGTACTTCGACACCGAGAAGGATTTGACCGTCCCTCAAAAGGGGTTTGGAGTAATAGTTCACAATGGTGTCGTAGCCACCAGTAACGTATAAGTTACGTTCTTGGACATAATAAGAGAGGTGCTTAGATGAAGCGATATCAGAATTAATAGAAATCCATAATTCCACCTCACGCAAAGCTTGGGGAGCccatcttctttcttctttgctcAAAAGTTCATGATCCCTGACATATTCTCGGATAAATTCCTGGGCAGGACGGTCGGGTGTATCTGGATTGGTTGTATATAACCATTCAGCATAATCAACCCACTCTTCACAGACCTTTTTAGCCTTGAACTGAGAAGAAGCAGGGCCCCAGGGGGTATAGTAGAGAGGAGCACCATCATCATAGTAATAGTTTATTCCCAATTTCGAGATCAAACTAACCAGCTTGTTCTGCACAGTTTCGTGCATCCAAGCAGCACCAATTTCACGAGGAGGTTTACCAGGTTGTCTACTAGTGAACATACGTCCACCAATACGATCATGACGAGCTTCTAGGATAACAACATCAACGCCATGACGTTTGAGGACAGAAGCGGCACGCAAACCAGAGATACCAGCGCCAATGACAATCACACGATTGGCACCAGGACCTGGAGGGCCATTCAAAGATAAGGATGATAACGAACTAGCGGCAGTATCGCAGAGTTCATCAATAGAGGGTGACATTTCAATATTATTACGGTGGTGGTTAGAATAAGAAGAGCCATAAGAAGACATAGACAATGAACGTTTGTTGCCAGAGGATGGAACACCCATAGGTTGACTGGCAGTTCTTTCAACATTGTCGTTGTACGACTGAGACTTATCAGATCTATTTACATTACTGCTTacaccaccaccgctaCTACTATTACTCTCTGATCCCtcgtcatcaccaccagattCCATGAGGTCACTCATAGAAAATGATTTTTGTGAGGAAAACGACTGTCTACTGTTGTACGAAATTGTGGGCAGTATTGGTAAGAAAGAAAGCTAATAGAAAGCTCTCTTTAATAAGAGTTgataaaagaaaataaaataaaataataaaaaaagttgTTGATCAGATAATGCCTGATAAACTAAAAATTTGTTATCGCCTTGGTTCCCGATGTAAGATAATGTTGGGAGGAAACAAATAAACGTACCAAGTTGGGGGTAAGGGGGGTCTATATAGACTTGGGAGTAAGCATTGcctctctttttttgtttcagtTTTTTACCCTGCATATCTCGGGATCTGATTTGATCTGTCGGAAAAGCGAGGGCGATAGAAGGAATTGAGAAACAGGAAGCGGGATCTGTATGGCTATCATGCTTGATCACTAAGACACCAGACATGTACGATGATGTACTTGGCAAGGTCCACAAAAATACATattttcttgatctcgAGCGAGCCCCTCAAAATAATCAACTTATAATtatgaaataaatagtagACTCGAggatttttctttttgtttctgtttctgttttctAGGGATTTTTGAGAGAAGGTGGGTTTTTCACGGTAAATACCTGATTCTTTGGACCCCTATTTACGGTGATGATCGCCTAGGTTATTTTTCCATGGCTCAGCTCCCAGCTAGTGAACAAGAAGATAACACTAAACAACTGGGAATACccctcttttttttgtacaATGTTTTAGTCAGAAGGGCCTTTTGTTCCGAATGTTCTAGGCCATAGCTCCCGCTGACTCACCCTGATGAGCGGTCTTCTCTGTGTAACTAATAGTCTGGAGTAAGTAATAGACTTCCTCTGTCAGTGTAACTAATAGTCCGAGTAACTAATAGTCTTCCTCTGCCAGTGTAACTAATAGTCCGAGTAACTAATAGTCTGATGAGTGGGGTTGATCTGGCATAGTTGTCCAtgattggtggtggtggtgccgtGTGTTCTTATTGTTATGTCCAGTAATAGCCGCCCATTGGTCCGTCGGCAATCCGACCGGGTACTTGATAAGACATTCtcaaattaaaaaatatttggaaCTGAGCTGTAAAACtatcaaatatataaaaaaagataCTATAGAAATAGAGATTCATTTTTTCGATAGTGTGCTATCCATATTTTAGCCGCTAGCACGCTAGTAATGCTTTGAGTCCTCGATGTTGACAATTAAACGGTTGTTCTGCCCCCTCTTTTGTGCCCCTCCCCTCACTGCAAGGATAAGCAAATAGAGGGGATAGAGGGGGGGTATAATACATAAGATAGAGAGAGCGTCGACCCGCTATGCTCTACAAACATATGCTTAGATAATGGCCAAGTTTGCCGCCGTTCCAGACTCATGCAACAGTATACATAAGTTCAAGGATGCTGTTGCCTGTTCTGACAGAAGCCCATTAGCTTATCTTCTTGGCATCCAGGGGGTAGTGGGTTGATGAAACGGCTTACATGCAGGACAGAACGGACCCAATGGCCCCGGTGGTTGATTTCGTCGCTGTTACCTTATGCTCTCCATGTCtttttaaataataaatttcTAATGTTTTTCTCAAGTGGGCTGTCACTTGCCTGCTTAAGTTAATATTTCCTTTAATACTGCGAAGCTCATAATACAAggataataaatataccaCTAAAACAGTTAAAGTAGTGTACCTTTCGGATCTAATATTCGAATTCAActtcaagaaaatgatgcCAAATAATCTACCTCTCATGTCAATCATATACTCCTGTAAGCTGCAGTTTACTACATTATCAGAAGTTCGATAGACCTATCGCATAGTGACATGCTGTGTATATGCGTCAGTGTGCTTAACCGTTTTAAATTGCCGCTGAAGACGGTCTCCGATAGTCAATCACACACATGATCTTCTCCCCGCCTTAACCGGTTCCGTTTGCCAAACCGGCTAGCTTGCTTAGCTAGTCTATGTCATCCTATTTGGGATTAGCCAGTGATAAGCTATCTTGCATGGCTAAACGACTTACATCAAGCATTGACCAACCGACCAAGATACTTATATACTGCAAGAGCCTTCAGTGAAATCAGTTCTTGTAATTTACTGTTCACCCACGTCCAGTTCTTATCTCCAAAGAGAGAATATTTACATGCTGCATCCAGAGTTGACGGTTAACCTAGTATTACAACCTACCTACAAAAAAAGACCCTGGTCAAATATCACAAACGACTAC
The Sugiyamaella lignohabitans strain CBS 10342 chromosome A, complete sequence genome window above contains:
- the SMC3 gene encoding cohesin subunit SMC3 (Subunit of the multiprotein cohesin complex; required for sister chromatid cohesion in mitotic cells; also required, with Rec8p, for cohesion and recombination during meiosis; phylogenetically conserved SMC chromosomal ATPase family member; GO_component: GO:0005694 - chromosome [Evidence IEA,IEA,IEA]; GO_component: GO:0034990 - nuclear mitotic cohesin complex [Evidence IDA] [PMID 9990856]; GO_component: GO:0005634 - nucleus [Evidence IEA,IEA]; GO_component: GO:0005634 - nucleus [Evidence IDA] [PMID 15282802]; GO_function: GO:0005524 - ATP binding [Evidence IEA,IEA]; GO_function: GO:0016887 - ATPase activity [Evidence TAS] [PMID 9887095]; GO_function: GO:0000166 - nucleotide binding [Evidence IEA]; GO_process: GO:0030437 - ascospore formation [Evidence IMP] [PMID 10412984]; GO_process: GO:0007049 - cell cycle [Evidence IEA]; GO_process: GO:0051301 - cell division [Evidence IEA]; GO_process: GO:0051276 - chromosome organization [Evidence IEA]; GO_process: GO:0051177 - meiotic sister chromatid cohesion [Evidence IMP] [PMID 10412984]; GO_process: GO:0007067 - mitotic nuclear division [Evidence IEA]; GO_process: GO:0007064 - mitotic sister chromatid cohesion [Evidence IGI] [PMID 9335333]; GO_process: GO:0007131 - reciprocal meiotic recombination [Evidence IMP] [PMID 10412984]; GO_process: GO:0007130 - synaptonemal complex assembly [Evidence IMP] [PMID 10412984]), with translation MSAFVEIILDNTDRRFTSIDNAEVKIRRTVGLKKDEYSINSRSITRQEILNLLESAGFSQSNPYYIVPQGRITALTNASKTERLKVLKDVAGTEVYDRKKEESTKILEDTERNREKISETLVQINQRLEELKEEKEELSAYQKFETEKRSLDHVVYNRELEVINSSIERLMESGMDGREAVATETEKFGLLEDNLKNAEEGITRADEQIQILEREKAELEEDLDEIITSHAKAELKLSEIQENKAQIKQRRLEREQESAELSEEIKIKESELLEIIPRFDKLKQEEQQLRELVESLEARRDRLELKRGQNSKFSSKGERDRWLQAQIADVEATIAARNTAISELQLEVVELEKQLHQASEGVLSQRQGLDSASEMHGSARRLETEAALDKERLLDERKGLWREESRLEIALDNAQQKLDKAQQRLSGTMSRDNYLGLKAVEEIARELNVKGYYGKLSDVISVSDDFKLAVERTAGSSLFHVIVDTDETATFLVSELSRRKAGRVTFMPLNRLTPSNHVYPDSNETTPLISRIQYDPKFEPAIQQTFGNMLVCSTLEVCNQFMHSHRLNTITIDGDRVDSKGVMTGGYHNPKNSRLDALRLVSAAQEEVNRLNNELIVIKNNITMKDQQITHAMGEATRVANERAQIQSKARAFEETIRTAVAEELRLKALIAAKKEDLVDRNGNLKSLIEQRTSYVEDLKTPFNNNLSSEEIQELNTIGDRIRFSRRQYQQASSERSRLGEQRALLESDLQDNLYVRNDQIKTNNIEFLENNGDDAEAVLIEIQTQVKKLTKEKATMEKKLSQVDHNLEALFKEKNAHAASLAQIEEDQTKLAQHIEQLQKNADKDVAKRARLQSRKDILHSKIRALGTLPESVNEFVNMDANQIVERQREVTEQLKKYVHVNKRAAEQYRDSLEKQTHLIVRERELSEALTSIRELIQTLDRRKDEAINRTFKQVDIAFSEIFQQLVPDGIGRLVIQRKPATTGNRIDYTGVDIDVSFNSRNNEQQAVSQLSGGQKSLCALTLIFAIQRCDPAPFYLFDEIDANLDTQYRTAVAHMLKEQAKDAQYICTTFRPEMLTVADKFYGVVYKDKMSTIAPISASDAMSFIESAAQ